One Peromyscus leucopus breed LL Stock chromosome 2, UCI_PerLeu_2.1, whole genome shotgun sequence DNA window includes the following coding sequences:
- the Mycl gene encoding protein L-Myc isoform X1 has translation MCVCAGCRASPSRRGAAPLQVAGGGSEGADMDFDSYQHYFYDYDCGEDFYRSTAPSEDIWKKFELVPSPPTSPPWGSGPGAGDPASGISPGEPWPGGGAGDEVESRGHSKAWGRNYASIIRRDCMWSGFSARERLERVVSDRLAPGAPRGNLPKAPATPDCSPSLEASNPAPATPCQVGEPKTQACSGSESPSDSEGEEIDVVTVEKRRSLDIRKPVTITVRADPLDPCMKHFHISIHQQQHNYAARFPPESCSQEVAPERGPQEEAPEIEAPKEKEEEEEEEEEEEIVSPPPVESEAPQSCHPKPVSSDTEDVTKRKNHNFLERKRRNDLRSRFLALRDQVPTLASCSKAPKVVILSKALEYLQALVGAEKKMATEKRQLRCRQQQLQKRIAYLSGY, from the exons atgtgtgtgtgtgcgggctGCCGGGCTTCCCCGAGCCGGCGGGGAGCCGCTCCGCTCCAGGTGGCGGGCGGCGGGAGCGAG GGAGCGGACATGGACTTCGACTCGTACCAGCACTATTTCTACGACTATGACTGCGGAGAGGATTTCTACCGCTCCACGGCGCCCAGCGAGGACATCTGGAAGAAATTCGAGCTGGTGCCGTCGCCCCCCACGTCGCCGCCCTGGGGCTCAGGTCCCGGCGCCGGGGACCCAGCCTCTGGGATTAGTCCCGGGGAGCCGTGGCCCGGAGGGGGTGCCGGGGACGAGGTGGAATCTCGGGGCCATTCGAAAGCTTGGGGCAGGAATTATGCTTCCATCATCCGCCGTGACTGCATGTGGAGCGGCTTCTCCGCCCGGGAACGGCTGGAGAGAGTAGTGAGCGACCGGCTCGCCCCAGGCGCGCCCCGGGGGAACCTTCCCAAAGCGCCCGCCACCCCGGACTGCTCTCCCAGCCTGGAAGCCAGTAACCCGGCGCCCGCCACCCCATGTCAGGTGGGCGAGCCCAAGACTCAGGCCTGCTCCGGGTCCGAGAGCCCCAGCGACTCCG AAGGCGAAGAAATCGACGTCGTGACGGTGGAGAAGAGACGCTCTCTGGACATCCGAAAGCCAGTCACCATCACGGTGCGAGCAGACCCCCTGGACCCCTGCATGAAACACTTCCACATCTCCATCCACCAACAGCAGCACAACTATGCTGCCCGCTTTCCACCAGAAAGCTGCTCTCAGGAGGTTGCTCCTGAGAGGGGTCCCCAGGAAGAGGCTCCAGAGATAGAAGCTcccaaggagaaagaggaggaagaggaagaagaggaggaggaagagattgtGAGCCCCCCACCTGTAGAAAGCGAGGCCCCCCAGTCCTGCCACCCCAAACCTGTCAGTTCTGATACTGAGGATGTGACCAAGAGGAAGAACCATAACTTCTTGGAACGAAAAAGGAGGAATGACCTCCGTTCGCGGTTCCTGGCCCTACGGGACCAGGTGCCCACCCTGGCCAGCTGCTCTAAGGCCCCCAAAGTCGTGATCCTAAGCAAGGCCTTAGAGTACTTGCAAGCTCTGGTGGGGGCTGAAAAGAAGATGGCTACGGAGAAAAGGCAGCTCCGGTGTCGGCAGCAGCAACTGCAGAAAAGAATCGCGTACCTCAGTGGCTACTAA
- the Mycl gene encoding protein L-Myc isoform X2, with the protein MDFDSYQHYFYDYDCGEDFYRSTAPSEDIWKKFELVPSPPTSPPWGSGPGAGDPASGISPGEPWPGGGAGDEVESRGHSKAWGRNYASIIRRDCMWSGFSARERLERVVSDRLAPGAPRGNLPKAPATPDCSPSLEASNPAPATPCQVGEPKTQACSGSESPSDSEGEEIDVVTVEKRRSLDIRKPVTITVRADPLDPCMKHFHISIHQQQHNYAARFPPESCSQEVAPERGPQEEAPEIEAPKEKEEEEEEEEEEEIVSPPPVESEAPQSCHPKPVSSDTEDVTKRKNHNFLERKRRNDLRSRFLALRDQVPTLASCSKAPKVVILSKALEYLQALVGAEKKMATEKRQLRCRQQQLQKRIAYLSGY; encoded by the exons ATGGACTTCGACTCGTACCAGCACTATTTCTACGACTATGACTGCGGAGAGGATTTCTACCGCTCCACGGCGCCCAGCGAGGACATCTGGAAGAAATTCGAGCTGGTGCCGTCGCCCCCCACGTCGCCGCCCTGGGGCTCAGGTCCCGGCGCCGGGGACCCAGCCTCTGGGATTAGTCCCGGGGAGCCGTGGCCCGGAGGGGGTGCCGGGGACGAGGTGGAATCTCGGGGCCATTCGAAAGCTTGGGGCAGGAATTATGCTTCCATCATCCGCCGTGACTGCATGTGGAGCGGCTTCTCCGCCCGGGAACGGCTGGAGAGAGTAGTGAGCGACCGGCTCGCCCCAGGCGCGCCCCGGGGGAACCTTCCCAAAGCGCCCGCCACCCCGGACTGCTCTCCCAGCCTGGAAGCCAGTAACCCGGCGCCCGCCACCCCATGTCAGGTGGGCGAGCCCAAGACTCAGGCCTGCTCCGGGTCCGAGAGCCCCAGCGACTCCG AAGGCGAAGAAATCGACGTCGTGACGGTGGAGAAGAGACGCTCTCTGGACATCCGAAAGCCAGTCACCATCACGGTGCGAGCAGACCCCCTGGACCCCTGCATGAAACACTTCCACATCTCCATCCACCAACAGCAGCACAACTATGCTGCCCGCTTTCCACCAGAAAGCTGCTCTCAGGAGGTTGCTCCTGAGAGGGGTCCCCAGGAAGAGGCTCCAGAGATAGAAGCTcccaaggagaaagaggaggaagaggaagaagaggaggaggaagagattgtGAGCCCCCCACCTGTAGAAAGCGAGGCCCCCCAGTCCTGCCACCCCAAACCTGTCAGTTCTGATACTGAGGATGTGACCAAGAGGAAGAACCATAACTTCTTGGAACGAAAAAGGAGGAATGACCTCCGTTCGCGGTTCCTGGCCCTACGGGACCAGGTGCCCACCCTGGCCAGCTGCTCTAAGGCCCCCAAAGTCGTGATCCTAAGCAAGGCCTTAGAGTACTTGCAAGCTCTGGTGGGGGCTGAAAAGAAGATGGCTACGGAGAAAAGGCAGCTCCGGTGTCGGCAGCAGCAACTGCAGAAAAGAATCGCGTACCTCAGTGGCTACTAA